ttttttaagatacattttggccattttcaggcctttattgacaggacagctgaagacataaaataggagagagagggggaatgacatgcagcaaagggtcgcagtCCTGAGCTGAAcctgggcccgctgcgttgaggagcaaacctctacatatgggcacccaatactggaccaattttgaTGGCCATAGATCTTGTTCCCATCAGTAacttggacacaaaaacatgagaaaatagagtccaggttgaaaCATACCAAAgtgtccatttacatttaaaagcgATTGTGAAGTGTGGCGACATAATTCTGTGCAATTTTACAAACAATATGTTTCTATGACAGTGCTAATAAtgttctttttcatttaaaaaaagtaattttgatgttttttaactGCTATTAAACAAAGACTTTAAACTATAACAAAATTTTTTTTGATTTCTGCGCAACCTCCAGACCCCAGAAATTGGACAACAGAAAATCTGATAAAATGAAGGAGAGAGCGATGAACAACTGTTTATTCAAATCTTACTGTGGTTTATTTAAGGGGAACTTCTGCATCAATTCACACTTACAAAGCATTTTAATTGACAAGATTTACAATATATTCTGGGTACACCTGATTTGTAAAAGAATCAAATCTTTGTTAACTTTACCATAAAATAGGACTAAAGTTCTGTTGAACAATAACTTTATTCATGGATTAGGGGCTTAGGTTTAGATGGTTAGGGGTTTAAACTTTTGTGTTCAATCTGGCTCAACATCATATTTAAACTGTTATCCCCCTGCAGCATGGACAATGCAACTTTCAACATGGATATTCTCCAGCTGGAGGGGTTAAAGGTCAGCCCTGAGTCCTCCTTTCCCgccttcatcctcctcctcctcatctacGTCTTCATCATGGTGTCCAACATCGGCCTGGTGGTGCTGATCTTCATGGAGCGGAGCCTCCAGGAGCCCATGTATCTACTCTTCTGCAACATGAGCATCAATGATGTTTTTGGCGCCACGACAATCATCCCTCGCATCTTGAGTGACATTTTTACTCCAATCCCAGACCGGTACATTCATTATTACGAGTGTGTAGTTCAGGCGTTTTGTGCTCACTTTCATGCAGGCATCTCTCACACGGTTCTGATTATCATGGCCTTTGATCGTTATGTGGCTATCTGCAACCCACTGCGGTACGCCACCATTATGACCAACAGGGTGGTAGTGGCGCTGTCAGTGTCGGCGTGGTGCGTACCTTTCTTTTTGGTGGCGATCGTCATAATCCTCAGCGTCCGTTTGTCACGCTGCAGGCGCTCAGTAACCAACCCGTTCTGCGACAATGCTTCCTTGTTCAAGCTGTCATGTGAAAACATTCTCATCAACAACATCTACGGTCTCGGCACCGCCATGCTCACGATGGCGTGCTCGCTCTGCAGCGTCATGCTCACCTACCTAAGGATTGCCATGGTGTGTTTGAGTAGTAAGAACAAAACTCTGAACAGCAAAGCGCTGCAGACCTGTGCCACCCACCTGGCCGTGTACATCCTACTGCTTTTGTCAggcaacatcatcatcatcttccaTCGTTTCCCCGACTTATCGGACGAAAGGAAGCTTGCATCCATCTTGTTACACGTGGTTCCTCCTTCCCTGAACGCTGTTATCTACGGACTGCAAATCAAAGCGATCAGAGAACAAATTTACATAATATTTACGAGGAAAAAATGATGGTGTGGTGTGAgataaaattacaaaataaaacaaactgtgaTCCTCTTATGTCATGAAAATATCTACAGTCGGGTTCCAATAGCTCTGTTTTGGGATCTTGTTCCAAGTTGGTAAAAGTTAACTTCTTTACACAAGTTTATATCTTGTTTGCATATCTATCTTGTTCCCgaacaagatttaaaaaaagaattctttTGTACCCTAGTATTTTCTTTCAAGAACCAGAGGAAGTGCACATTGTGCTTGAATAACTTAATACTAGCTTTTAcaaataactatatatatatatatatatatatatatatatatatatatagtacacaCTGTGAATGATTGCTGCTATTTGCAATGATTATATGCTTCTATATATgccattaaattaaaatatatgatattcaagtattttaaaaactgaataaaCTTTAAGTTTGTAATATTTCCTTGTTTAAGGTTCTTTATGGGGATTCTTTTCCTGGTGGTAATAGTTTGGAGTACATACATCTTTCAACACTTTCTCATAAACAGGTTTAtatgatattgtacaaaaaGTTCATCATCAAcatctgatttgaacccaaaccatgatggGTTTTATTACCTTatctaagtagttttggtgtctaaacggACCAAGCAGGAAGTGTACAGCAGATTTTCTACAGCTTGTTCTTGAACACGACTCTTTGAGTGCTGAGAGTGAACCAGAACattaaacagacaaaacaatgaTCTGAAACTCACTATAACGCTCCATAAAGATTCAGGCGATCATAAGCCATTCACtcatatagctacgaaaagttaagcactgcaATTGGTAAGCATTCCACATATTTTTTGCTGCATGCACCCCAATAAACactgctgtataagaacgctGCTGGTCGCGTAGGGAGAGGGTTGGTGTGGATAGGTCgtcataaaacacaggacttttaagAGTTTGCTTCccggggaaaacaaaagactttcactcaggaaatgtatgttccttgggagtgttttaatccaaaccatgatATTTTTTCCcaaacttaactagttgttttggtgacTAAACTTAACCATTGTGGCCGTGTAAAGCTCACATTGTCTCCTAAACGTAACCGTAATGTCCGTTGAAACAACGGGCAGcttgcggtgctctgtacccggctcacagtcacctattctcaggttaactgaaccaccaactaccgctgatatGACGGTTCACCATGCGCAGCAAACATAGCCGGCgtcgcagagctctgtagcagctaagTGAGTGTGGAGCTCCTTTTTGGATGTAATAAAAGACATGACATTTTGTTTACTGGCACCTGGTATATTAGATTGGTAAGATTGGTAACTCGTACTATCAAGGCATGTATattttccgtcctcatatcactaacgtcacccatcgtggacatgctctacatcccagCACATTCTCccgaaccagctcccaatctgggttcgaggggcagacaccgtcaccacatttaagagtaaactgaaaaccctcctctttgataaagcttatagttaaggagtgaggagttgcagcgtctgCCTAACCTGGCcaacctgcttctcttcgtagtcagatttatttatcatataatcaataatatagcgagagtagagggaggcaggccagtacagcccgatctgGCAGGGGACAgttcaagcccgatccggcacctCTCTCTAAGCTAACCTGCTTAGtcttagttatgctattataattctattataattctagactgccggggaagttccttccttcctatgacacactgagctgctctctcatctctgttttcacttgtttccttttgtatgcatcctgtcccagaaatgctcgtTACTAACCtacctaataataataataataataatgttcatACGCAAAGACTAGACAGGATCCAgtattggagactgcactactcagtatgacacgatgtgccctgctatgacacaAACTTCCACGATGACCTtcgtagtcactgttccattatctttaatgtgactattcaagagtctgggtctgccgaggtttcttcctaaaagggagtttttcctcgccactgtcgcaacagccactgctaatgcttattcttgagggaattactgtaattgttggggctttgtaaattatagtgtggtctagacctactctatctgtaaagtgtctcgaaataactcttgttatgatttgattctataaataaaattgaattgaattctttgtgtcgcataaatttttttgcaaatggcagttttctttacaacattggtgatgcggagcattAGGAAAGCCACTGCATAGCAAAGTGCCCTCAGAAGAATTTTACTCActctgaaacgtgttttaaaaGTTTCTGTACTGTTCCACAAACCATTAAGAtccattaaaaaggagttccacagtattgcaggtgaatgatgtaaaccctttgaaataaaagattatgaattataattctgttaatgacatGCTGCTGcaacctcagaatgggattagtagtaggctactttttcaCCCCTGCAGGATTGCAACTATGAAATAGATTATACGTTCAATACCATTCCAC
This genomic interval from Perca flavescens isolate YP-PL-M2 chromosome 13, PFLA_1.0, whole genome shotgun sequence contains the following:
- the LOC114566771 gene encoding olfactory receptor 52N5-like; the protein is MDNATFNMDILQLEGLKVSPESSFPAFILLLLIYVFIMVSNIGLVVLIFMERSLQEPMYLLFCNMSINDVFGATTIIPRILSDIFTPIPDRYIHYYECVVQAFCAHFHAGISHTVLIIMAFDRYVAICNPLRYATIMTNRVVVALSVSAWCVPFFLVAIVIILSVRLSRCRRSVTNPFCDNASLFKLSCENILINNIYGLGTAMLTMACSLCSVMLTYLRIAMVCLSSKNKTLNSKALQTCATHLAVYILLLLSGNIIIIFHRFPDLSDERKLASILLHVVPPSLNAVIYGLQIKAIREQIYIIFTRKK